In Flavobacterium luteolum, the DNA window TTATCCAATTGATGTATTTAATTGGAAAAAATTGCAAGGGCAGATTGGTATATTCTTTTAGAAGAAAAATTATCAGTGCAATGGTATAAACGAACAAATGCTTGTAAAAAGATTTCAGCTGAATTACTTTTTTTGTTGCTAATTCTTCCAGCATTACTTGTTCCTGATCATTATTCAAATTTGTTTCCATGATTATTTTCTAAACGTTGCTGCTTTTCTTTTTCTAGAATTTCTCTTATTTTTTTCTCTTCCCATTTCTTATTAAAGAAGGGCGGTAAACTAAAAACTTTCAATCCGTGTAAAACAATCGCTATTCCCCATCCCATTACAGACCAAATCCACCACAGATATTCTGGAGAAGTCATATAATTTACAACAATCACAATCGGGTTGCATAAAGCGTAGACAGTCAAATGCTCGTAAAATCCTCTTATCTCTTTTACTTTTTTCTGAGCATCATAATAACGAACTGTTTCTGTGAAATTATTTTCCATTACTTCCACGTTTTTTGTTTGTTGTCTTTCTCTAAAATTTCGCGAATTTTTCTTTCTTCCCAATCTGAGCTATATCCAAATACTTTAAAAGCATGCATGGCAACTCCAAATCCCCAGCCTAAAGCTGAAAACCAAAACCATTGAAATCCTGGTGAAAATTTTAGATTAATAAAAACTAAGAACGGAATCACACAGCAATACGAAATTATATTTCCGTAAAATCCTTTAAGCTCTTCTACTCTTTTTTTGGCTCTATAATAAGCTTTTGCTTCGTCGGTATATTCTGCACTCATTTCCATAACCGCAATTTGTTTAGTTAAAATTGGAATCCTAACGGTGAAATTCTTTCCATCTTCTTCAATCTTCACTTTTCTGTCTGTTACAATTCCGTATCTGTTTACAATATTCTGCAATCCGACACCTTGCCTGTCTTGCAAAACTTCTTTTTTCTGAAGATCATTCTGGATGGCCAGATAATCTTTATCAATAAAAATTCTGATATGAAGCGGTTTTTGCTCGCTTACTACATTATGCTTTACAGTATTCTCTAGCAAAAGCTGTAAAGAAAGCGGCACCACTTTGGCTTCTGGATTGATGTTTTCTGTTGGCAATTCGTAAAACAAACTATTTTCGAAACGCATTTTCAGAAGATTCATATAGGTTTTTGCAAATGACAACTCGTCTTCAACCGAAACCAATTCTTTGTCTTTCTGTTCTAAAACATATCGGTAAATTTTAGATAATGAAGTGGTAAAACGCTGTGCATTATCTGGATTTTCTTCTATTAAAGAACTAAGAACATTTAAACTATTAAAAAGAAAATGCGGGTCGATCTGATTTTTTAAACTTTCAAATTTGGCATTTGCTGTTCCCGCAATAATCTTTTGTTGTGTTACTTTGTTTTCCTGATAGAGTTTATAAAAATTAAGTCCGTGAAAAAACAGTAGGACAATAAAAGTCATTACTGCAGATTCTATGTAATTTTCAGCCTTTTCATTGGCAAGAAAACCAATAATTGTCTTATTCTCGATTATTACACTTGTAAACAAACGTAATACTAAAATTACAATCATCGATATTAAAAAAGAACTTGCAAAACCAATTAAAATTCTCTTTACTGAATATGGATTTTCTCTAAAGACCCTATCTAAAAAATCAAAAAGAACGACATTTACGATATACAAAACCACACTGTAAAGCATGCAGTACAAGAAATAAATGTAAAGATTCTTGTTAAAGACTGCTGTTCCTAAAGAGGCAAACCGAATTAGAAAAGAGAACAAAAATACTATTCCTCCAACTAAGCATGCTTTTAACAAATTAGGTTTTAATATCATCATATTTATAATACTGAATTATTTACAAGTTTTTTGAATTTCTAAAGCTCTTTCTAATCCCCATTTTGGAGAATAAGGTGTTGCTGGTTTAAAAGTATTAAAAAGTTCAATAGATTTATCAACTTGCGCGCATAAAGGTTTTGTATCTACTCCTGTCCATTTTGCTCCCCCTATCTGATAATCTGCTTCGCCAAAAACTGCTCTCGGATTATTTGGGTCTAATGCCTTGGCTTTTGCGTAAGCTTCCATCACTTTAGCAGAATATTTCATTCCATTTGTCATCGGGTCTGCTACAACATATCCTGTATAAATTAAGGCTTGCATTACATACAATTCTGAATTGGCTTGGTCTTTTATCAACTCTATATCTAATGCATCTTGTGCTTTGGTCAATAACAAATCGATTTTTGTTTTGTCTTTTTCTGTAAAAACAGCTGTCGCGTTGATCATAGCGATATAATAATTTGGCAAGTAACTGTTTTTTTCTGCCGCAGCAATTCTTTCGAATAAAGCCGAAGCTTCAGCATTTTTTCCTTCTTTCCAAAGTCCGAATGCTTTATTCATTCCTTGTTCAAATTGTGTTTGAGCCGAACTTATTACTGCTATAAATAGTGCAATTAAAGTGATGATTTTTTTCATTTTATAAGTTATTTAATGGTTTGTTTATATGGATTAGTTATTTGTTTATTAGAATATAATTTCAATTTTTGAATCTTTGCTGACATTAAATTTAGCATCTTGATATGATGGAGGCCCCATAAATCCTTTTGCATTGTTTGAAGCTGCATATTCTTCTGATGGAGCTCCCATTGCATTTCTGTCAAGCTTTCCGTTGCTGTTTTCATCATGATAGGTTGAGATTGCATATTCTCCAGCAGGAAGATTATCAAAAGTTACAACCGCTTTATTGTCTTTAATTTCCGAAGCCAAACTTTTGTAAGTTGTTTTAAGGAAAGTTCCGTCTGAATTATATAATCCTACTTTCACGATTCCTGTGTCATTTTTCAAACCTGAAACGGCAACAGTTAATTTCACATTTTGAGCAGACATTAAGCTGCAGATAAATAAAATAGTTATTGTAATAATTTTGGTCATGATTTCTTTTTTTTTTTAAGGTTCTAAGGTTCTGAGTTACTAAGGTTCTAAGTTTTTTTGTTGATGATTAAAACTCTTTTTTTTAGGTTCAAAGGTTCAGAGCTGCAAAGATTCAGAGATTCGTTTTTCTCATTACTAGTATTTAAAAAACTTTGAACCTTTGTCGCCTTGTTTCTTTGTTCCTTTTAAATTACACTTCAAAAGTATGCTGGTTTTTAGTCTTTTAAAATTAAATGATACTGAGTTGTTGATTTTTGATGATGAATTGTTTTTTTAAGTTGCTAAGGTTCTGAGGGGCTATCCCGATAGTTATCGGGACTAAGTTTTTTATGCAAAAACCTTAGCAACTTAGAACCTTAGTAGCTTAGCATCTTAGAACCTTTTTAAAGATTCTTCAATTGATTCTCATTCTTGTTCTGGCTGATCGTCCAAAAGAAACCTACAAAAAAGAATCTGTCTGCTGTTGGCACTACCGCTTGTCTTTGATACACTCCGCTTGCGTCTGGCGTTTTGGCGTAATCGTATCCAAATATATTTTGAGTTCCTAAAACATTCGAAACTGAGAAATAAAGGATCTTTTGTGTCGTTAATAAATATGCCCAGCTAAAGCTTAAACTATTATACGATTTTGTTTTTCCGTTCATAAACTGTGTCTGATTCGGATCGTTGTATGGACGACCTGAGCTGAAACTGTTTGTTAAACTAACCTGAGATTTCCAATCTGTAATAAAATATTTTGCTACAACAGATAAGTTATGATTGGCAATAAAACTTGGAGTCGCCATGTTTGGAAAGTTTTTATATTGTCTTTCTGAATCGATATAAGAATATGAAATCCAATATTCTAGGTTTTTGTGCAAATTGCTGTCTTTCCAAAATAAATCGAATCCTTTTGCATAACCAGATCCATTATTATTAAAAACCGAA includes these proteins:
- a CDS encoding 2TM domain-containing protein, whose protein sequence is METNLNNDQEQVMLEELATKKVIQLKSFYKHLFVYTIALIIFLLKEYTNLPLQFFPIKYINWIIVIIWTAVIVGSAIDLFASYKIFGQEWEERKLKSILEKKYKKQKWE
- a CDS encoding 2TM domain-containing protein, encoding MILKPNLLKACLVGGIVFLFSFLIRFASLGTAVFNKNLYIYFLYCMLYSVVLYIVNVVLFDFLDRVFRENPYSVKRILIGFASSFLISMIVILVLRLFTSVIIENKTIIGFLANEKAENYIESAVMTFIVLLFFHGLNFYKLYQENKVTQQKIIAGTANAKFESLKNQIDPHFLFNSLNVLSSLIEENPDNAQRFTTSLSKIYRYVLEQKDKELVSVEDELSFAKTYMNLLKMRFENSLFYELPTENINPEAKVVPLSLQLLLENTVKHNVVSEQKPLHIRIFIDKDYLAIQNDLQKKEVLQDRQGVGLQNIVNRYGIVTDRKVKIEEDGKNFTVRIPILTKQIAVMEMSAEYTDEAKAYYRAKKRVEELKGFYGNIISYCCVIPFLVFINLKFSPGFQWFWFSALGWGFGVAMHAFKVFGYSSDWEERKIREILEKDNKQKTWK
- a CDS encoding 2TM domain-containing protein, which codes for MENNFTETVRYYDAQKKVKEIRGFYEHLTVYALCNPIVIVVNYMTSPEYLWWIWSVMGWGIAIVLHGLKVFSLPPFFNKKWEEKKIREILEKEKQQRLENNHGNKFE
- a CDS encoding DUF2141 domain-containing protein encodes the protein MTKIITITILFICSLMSAQNVKLTVAVSGLKNDTGIVKVGLYNSDGTFLKTTYKSLASEIKDNKAVVTFDNLPAGEYAISTYHDENSNGKLDRNAMGAPSEEYAASNNAKGFMGPPSYQDAKFNVSKDSKIEIIF